A single Montipora foliosa isolate CH-2021 chromosome 7, ASM3666993v2, whole genome shotgun sequence DNA region contains:
- the LOC138011807 gene encoding E3 ubiquitin-protein ligase TRIM71-like: MNIPKLLFNLREEAACPVCQDILKDPRYLPCLHSFCLHCLINWHRASGGQVDLSCPKCQGRSRVPASGDLKDLPSSFFLSGFIDALAIKESDKTQVTCGNCDKKSSKTSYCFECCKFYCDECLIGHKIMRGYKDHRVLAVKDFQEKDYEVVVKRPVFCSRKGHEKEELKFFCKICPEKSVCQTCVILDHAGHKVTLIQEEAEAQKIQIAGVIQTTKDNLEAKMKMVTEIDKDYARLVQRSEDMLRDVDVFVDNLMWRLQAERQNIKTAVENETKKSLENLMTKKAAINQEMKEIESALEKAEKLLTQSTDAEVVQLKEPLQTILDRVGQVKPVERDPESLFELLFVENNKILETINRGGIGLLKFRRATDASESVAEGKGLCEGTVGREAQFVLTTRNSAAEQVYDKNDNVTVDLRDERGQECITSLLVNDKNDGIYKFSYSSSFEGKCSLSVKVNGQHIRDSPFSVIFRSFNVKPILCFGKQGSDDGMFMHPRGLAVNSRDEIAVTSNHKVQIFDCKGNFLRSFGRPGTKRGQFYFPTGIAFGKDRNVYVADTDNHRIQIFYEEGRYISMFGGEGSLDSQVTEYPWGLSVDSNGNIIVADSSNKFIKFFSPDGKFLTKIGGPSFLSYPSHCVQSGNFFIVSDNGDHTVNVFTRKGGYKYQFGTRGTGNGKFNHPQCLSVTKSGYVLVCDQYNHRVQVFELKGKFVGKFGKEDSNIGEFKNPFSVALLSNGQIVVSDCGNHRIQIFDEP; encoded by the coding sequence ATGAATATACCAAAGTTGCTTTTCAATCTTCGCGAAGAAGCCGCGTGTCCGGTGTGTCAAGACATCCTTAAGGACCCAAGATACCTTCCCTGTTTGCACAGTTTCTGTTTGCACTGTTTGATAAACTGGCATCGAGCGAGTGGCGGTCAAGTTGATTTAAGTTGTCCGAAATGCCAAGGCCGTAGTAGAGTCCCTGCAAGCGGTGATTTGAAAGATCTTCCCTCAAGCTTTTTTCTCAGCGGCTTCATCGATGCTCTAGCTATTAAAGAATCTGACAAGACGCAAGTAACATGCGGAAACTGCGACAAGAAAAGCTCTAAAACCTCGTACTGCTTTGAGTGTTGCAAGTTTTATTGTGACGAGTGTTTGATTGGGCACAAGATCATGCGAGGCTACAAAGATCACCGCGTTCTGGCCGTGAAagattttcaagaaaaagaCTATGAGGTAGTAGTGAAACGACCCGTGTTTTGCTCAAGGAAGGGACATGAGAAAGAAGAGCTAAAGTTCTTTTGCAAGATTTGTCCCGAAAAATCAGTTTGTCAAACTTGTGTCATCTTGGATCACGCGGGACACAAAGTGACATTAATCCAAGAGGAAGCGGAAGCTCAAAAGATCCAGATAGCAGGTGTAATTCAAACGACAAAGGACAACTTGGAAGCAAAGATGAAGATGGTCACTGAAATTGACAAGGACTACGCTCGGCTTGTTCAACGAAGCGAAGACATGCTAAGAGACGTCGATGTTTTTGTTGATAACTTAATGTGGAGACTTCAAGCGGAAAGGCAAAATATCAAGACAGCAGTGGAAAACGAAACCAAGAAATCGCTTGAGAATCTAATGACCAAAAAAGCAGCGATTAATCAGGAAATGAAGGAGATCGAATCAGCGCTGGAAAAAGCTGAGAAACTTTTAACACAAAGCACAGACGCCGAGGTGGTTCAGCTAAAGGAACCATTGCAAACCATTCTAGATCGGGTAGGACAAGTGAAGCCAGTTGAGCGTGACCCTGAAAGCCTGTTTGAATTACTTTTCGTGGAAAATAACAAGATCCTGGAGACAATCAACCGTGGAGGCATTGGTCTTTTGAAATTTCGCAGGGCGACCGACGCAAGCGAATCTGTTGCCGAAGGCAAAGGACTTTGTGAAGGAACCGTTGGGCGTGAAGCTCAATTTGTTTTAACTACAAGAAACTCGGCTGCCGAACAAGTTTACGATAAAAATGATAATGTAACAGTAGACTTGAGAGACGAGCGTGGGCAGGAATGCATAACCTCACTTCTTGTTAATGATAAAAACGACGGGATATACAAATTCAGCTATTCTTCTTCATTTGAAGGTAAATGCAGTTTGTCAGTTAAGGTAAACGGGCAACATATTCGCGATAGTCCTTTCTctgttatttttagatctttCAATGTCAAACCTATTTTATGTTTTGGAAAACAAGGCTCGGATGATGGAATGTTTATGCATCCTCGGGGGCTAGCAGTAAATTCAAGGGATGAAATCGCAGTCACTTCCAATCACAAGGTGCAAATATTTGACTGCAAGGGTAATTTTCTGAGATCCTTTGGTCGGCCCGGTACCAAAAGGGGACAGTTTTATTTCCCTACAGGAATAGCTTTTGGGAAAGATAGAAATGTTTATGTTGCAGACACCGACAACCATCGAATCCAAATTTTTTATGAGGAGGGGAGGTACATAAGTATGTTTGGTGGGGAAGGAAGCCTTGATAGCCAGGTCACTGAGTATCCTTGGGGTTTATCAGTGGATTCCAATGGAAATATTATTGTCGCTGATTCTAGTAACAAATTCATTAAGTTCTTTTCCCCTGATGGAAAGTTTCTGACGAAGATAGGTGGACCCAGTTTTCTTAGTTATCCATCTCATTGTGTTCAGTCTGGTAATTTTTTCATTGTGTCAGACAATGGTGATCACACTGTGAACGTATTCACCCGGAAGGGGGGTTATAAGTATCAGTTTGGCACAAGAGGGACGGGGAATGGTAAATTCAACCATCCCCAATGTTTGTCAGTGACTAAATCAGGATATGTACTTGTCTGTGATCAGTATAATCATAGAGTTCAAGTCTTTGAACTGAAGGGCAAGTTTGTTGGTAAGTTTGGAAAAGAGGACAGCAACATAGGAGAGTTTAAGAATCCATTTTCAGTAGCGCTCCTCAGTAATGGCCAAATTGTTGTGTCTGACTGTGGGAATCATCGCATTCAAATATTTGATGAACCTTGA
- the LOC138010104 gene encoding E3 ubiquitin-protein ligase TRIM71-like, producing MAGSIQTPRDNLQAVLNMVAQIDEDYAQLVQRSEDMLRDVDGFVNNLMRRLQEERQNIKEAVENETKKSLDSLTTKKIAIQQEMNMIESALEKAEKLLTQSTDVEVVQLKKPLQTILERVGQLQPYKLDPASLFELVFMENNKILKTIIGGSIGLLKFRSTTDAGESFANGKGLNEGTVGREAQFNLTTRNAAGERCYNNNDNITVELRDQRGQECITPFLVDAYNKDGTYKISYSSTFVGKCNLSVEVNGQHIRGSPFSVLIKSFNVKPILSFGKKGSKDGMFEYPWGVAVNSRDEIAVTSYHKVQIFDCKGNFLRSFGRQGSDKGQFENPKGIAFGEDENIYVLDSGNDRIQIFNEEGRYISMIGGDGSLDSQLGYTTRGLSLDSNGNIIVAGHFIQFFSPDGKLLRKIGGPSCLSHPLHCVQSGDYLIVSDCAQHWSDHSVKVFTREGDYKYQFAGTRNREFHWPCSLLVTKSGHLLVCDYRNSRVQVFEVNGKFVDQFGKRGSNLGQFQGPSSVALLSNGQIVVSDRGNHRIQIFI from the coding sequence ATGGCAGGTTCAATTCAAACGCCAAGAGACAATTTGCAGGCAGTGTTGAACATGGTCGCTCAAATTGACGAGGACTACGCTCAGCTTGTTCAACGAAGCGAGGACATGCTAAGAGACGTCGATGGTTTTGTTAATAACTTAATGAGGAGACTTCAAGAGGAAAGGCAAAATATCAAGGAAGCAGTGGAAAACGAAACCAAGAAATCGCTGGACAGTCTAACGACCAAGAAAATAGCGATTCAGCAGGAAATGAATATGATCGAATCTGCGCTGGAAAAAGCTGAGAAACTTTTGACACAAAGCACAGACGTTGAGGTGGTTCAGCTAAAGAAGCCATTGCAAACCATTCTAGAACGGGTGGGACAGTTGCAGCCATATAAGCTCGACCCTGCAAGCCTGTTTGAATTAGTTTTCATGGAAAATAACAAGATCCTGAAGACAATCATCGGCGGAAGCATTGGTCTTTTGAAGTTTCGCAGCACAACTGATGCAGGCGAATCTTTTGCCAACGGCAAAGGACTTAATGAAGGAACTGTTGGGCGTGAAGCTCAATTCAATTTAACGACAAGGAACGCGGCTGGAGAACGATGTtacaataataatgacaatataACGGTAGAGTTGAGGGACCAGCGAGGGCAAGAATGCATAACCCCATTCCTTGTTGATGCTTATAACAAAGATGGGACCTACAAAATCAGCTATTCTTCTACATTTGTAGGTAAATGTAATTTGTCAGTTGAGGTAAACGGGCAACATATTCGTGGTAGCCCTTTTTCCGTTTTAATTAAATCTTTTAATGTCAAACCTATTTtatcttttggaaaaaaaggctCGAAAGATGGAATGTTTGAGTATCCTTGGGGGGTAGCAGTAAATTCCAGGGACGAAATCGCAGTCACTTCCTATCACAAGGTGCAGATATTTGACTGCAAGGGCAATTTTCTGAGATCCTTTGGTCGTCAGGGTAGCGACAAGGGACAGTTTGAAAACCCTAAAGGAATAGCTTTTGGTGAAGATGAAAATATTTATGTTTTAGACAGCGGGAACGATCGAATCCAAATTTTTAACGAAGAAGGGAGGTACATTAGTATGATTGGTGGGGATGGAAGCCTTGATAGCCAGCTTGGCTACACTACACGTGGTTTATCACTGGATTCCAATGGCAATATTATTGTGGCTGGCCATTTCATTCAGTTCTTTTCCCCTGATGGAAAGCTTCTAAGAAAGATAGGTGGACCCAGTTGTCTTAGTCATCCTCTTCATTGTGTTCAGTCTGGTGATTATCTCATTGTGTCAGACTGTGCACAACACTGGAGTGATCACAGTGTGAAAGTATTCACCCGGGAGGGGGACTATAAGTATCAGTTTGCAGGGACGAGGAATCGAGAGTTTCACTGGCCCTGTTCTTTGTTAGTGACTAAATCAGGTCATCTACTTGTCTGTGATTATCGTAATAGTAGAGTGCAAGTCTTTGAAGTGAATGGCAAGTTTGTGGATCAATTTGGAAAACGGGGCAGCAACTTAGGACAGTTTCAGGGTCCATCATCAGTAGCGCTCCTCAGTAATGGCCAAATTGTGGTATCTGACCGTGGGAATCATCGCATTCAAATATTCATTTGA